One region of Etheostoma spectabile isolate EspeVRDwgs_2016 chromosome 21, UIUC_Espe_1.0, whole genome shotgun sequence genomic DNA includes:
- the LOC116670754 gene encoding poly(ADP-ribose) glycohydrolase isoform X1 yields the protein MASYHLLRFTHLLKKGLPRKQVWTKPSNTSIVLSAQVVLITALTDFGPLVKTFSVEISGPTSPSSLQVSSLCIRSRDNDTVAQERRQKNLDTKMDIRPKTGADRLRGVQTKGCHQKNGARAKQTFRNTLEQWLVKPPRKPCTAEVCQTQQDVEMADDVGFQSTSAQDLYCQNAEVSDSDEETQPLTPQDLDEDSSVSPASKDSAESDLIQTVSHNYGGLETEEEGTSSESAVKHNTKITDFFSGTSSPGLHVRQGKPDKSTKKQNADKGTTSDVVKTDVKWLGTPINKLKRMPECGGPLPPLKDVPGQHTVMIRTDLIQNGKVPVPYPAKFKDTWDDVHVKMPCSSWSLFPIQDEETLELQKRSRWELIKETLNNAFTSQPELQNAILKYNASQAKKWDFTALRLYCTKVLEPDAAEHLFDSLLPDMVQLALRASELCTKPIPLLKRGMNHSITMSQEQVACLLANAFFCTFPRRNSRRTEYWNYPDINFFRLFEGPSSRKIEKLKTLMCYFKSLTEQKPTGLVTFTRKSLDKPLNWESSQTQLTNLHITCEGTIEDDGYGMLQVDFANRFVGGGVTSSGLVQEEIRFLINPELIVSRLFTEALDHNECLIITGTQQYSKYTGYGQTYQWDGSHQDTIPSDGWQRRCTEIVAIDALQFKNFLEQFRPEKLNRELNKAYCGFARPEEQSINLAAVATGNWGCGVFGGDTRLKALLQMLAAAEAGRDVAYFTFGDSQLMTDVHKMHSFLTQRKISVGEVYDLLEQYYSSVCKSCLGRRPDVSLYSFIYQQVSSSLAPDDSDRGSARHHVPADCR from the exons ATGGCTTCATACCATCTTTTAAGATTTACTCACCTGTTGAAGAAAGGACTTCCCAGGAAACAAGTCTGGACTAAACCAAGTAACACCTCAATCGTGTTGTCAGCTCAAGTTGTGTT AATTACTGCACTGACAGACTTTGGACCTTTAGTAAAGACCTTCAGTGTTGAAATCAGTGGCCCAACGTCCCCATCATCTCTCCAAG tcTCATCTTTATGTATTCGGAGCAGAGATAATGACACAGTAGCTCAAGAAAGGAGGCAAAAAAACCTAGACACAAAGATGGATATACGGCCAAAGACTGGAGCAGATAGATTGCGAGGTGTACAGACAAAAGGTTGCCATCAAAAAAACGGAGCAAGAGCAAAACAGACGTTCCGGAATACTCTTGAACAATGGTTGGTTAAGCCCCCCAGAAAACCATGTACAGCTGAAGTGTGCCAAACCCAACAGGATGTAGAGATGGCCGATGATGTTGGCTTTCAAAGCACTTCAGCTCAGGATCTGTACTGCCAGAATGCTGAAGTATCTGACTCAGATGAAGAAACCCAACCTTTGACACCACAAGACCTGGATGAAGACAGTTCCGTGTCACCAGCATCCAAAGATTCTGCAGAGAGTGATCTCATACAGACAGTGTCCCACAATTATGGTGGATtagagacagaagaagaagggacaAGCTCAGAGAGTGCTGTCAAACACAATACCAAAATAACAGACTTCTTTTCAGGGACATCATCACCAGGGTTACATGTGAGACAGGGCAAGCCAGATAAGTCTACtaagaaacaaaatgcagacAAGGGAACTACATCTGATGTGGTCAAGACTGATGTCAAATGGCTGGGGACGCCAATCAATAAACTAAAGAGAATGCCTGAATGTGGTGGACCGCTTCCTCCATTGAAGGATGTTCCTGGCCAGCACACTGTGATGATAAGG ACAGACCTTATTCAGAATGGTAAAGTTCCTGTTCCCTATCCGGCTAAGTTTAAGGATACCTGGGATGACGTCCATGTCAAGATGCCCTGTTCCAGTTGGAGCCTATTTCCTATACAGGATGAG GAAACACTTGAACTGCAGAAGCGGAGTCGGTGGGAGCTGATAAAGGAAACCTTAAACAATGCATTTACAAGTCAACCCGAACTGCAG AATGCAATATTGAAATACAATGCCTCACAGGCCAAGAAATGGGACTTCACCGCATTACGTTTGTACTGCACTAAG GTCCTGGAGCCTGATGCTGCTGAACATCTGTTTGACTCCCTGCTGCCAGACATGGTGCAATTAGCACTGAGAGCATCTGAGCTCTGTACCAAG CCGATACCCCTCCTCAAGAGAGGCATGAACCACTCCATCACCATGTCTCAGGAGCAGGTGGCATGTCTGCTCGCCAACGCCTTCTTCTGCACCTTCCCCCGACGCAACTCCAGAAGGACTGAGTACTGGAACTACCCAGACATCAATTTCTTCAG GCTGTTTGAGGGACCCTCTTCAAGGAAGATTGAGAAACTGAAAACCCTGATGTGCTATTTTAAAAGTTTGACTGAGCAAA agccTACGGGACTTGTGACATTCACACGAAAAAGCTTGGATAAACCTCTGAATTGGGAAAG CTCACAGACTCAACTCACAAACCTCCACATTACTTGTGAAGGGACCATTGAGGATGATGGTTATGGAATGCTTCAG GTGGATTTTGCCAATCGGTTTGTGGGAGGAGGAGTCACCAGTTCTGGTTTAGTCCAAGAGGAAATTCGTTTTCTAATCAACCCCGAGCTTATTGTTTCTCGCCTCTTCACTGAAGCCCTGGATCATAATGAATGTCTGATCATCACAG GTACACAGCAGTACAGTAAATACACAGGCTATGGTCAGACATACCAGTGGGATGGCAGCCACCAGGACACAATTCCAAG TGATGGCTGGCAGAGAAGATGCACTGAGATCGTGGCCATTGATGCTCTGCAGTTCAAGAACTTTCTAGAACAGTTTCGTCCAGAGAAACTTAACCGAGAACTCAACAAg GCCTACTGTGGCTTTGCTCGCCCTGAGGAACAAAGCATAAACCTTGCGGCAGTTGCTACGGGGAATTGGGGCTGTGGGGTTTTTGGAGGTGACACACGTCTGAAAG CTCTGCTCCAGATGCTGGCAGCTGCTGAGGCGGGCCGAGATGTGGCCTATTTTACCTTTGGTGACAGCCAGCTCATGACAGATGTCCACAAGATGCACTCTTTCCTAACTCAGAGGAAGATCAGTGTCg
- the LOC116670754 gene encoding poly(ADP-ribose) glycohydrolase isoform X2: MASYHLLRFTHLLKKGLPRKQVWTKPSNTSIVLSAQVVLITALTDFGPLVKTFSVEISGPTSPSSLQVSSLCIRSRDNDTVAQERRQKNLDTKMDIRPKTGADRLRGVQTKGCHQKNGARAKQTFRNTLEQWLVKPPRKPCTAEVCQTQQDVEMADDVGFQSTSAQDLYCQNAEVSDSDEETQPLTPQDLDEDSSVSPASKDSAESDLIQTVSHNYGGLETEEEGTSSESAVKHNTKITDFFSGTSSPGLHVRQGKPDKSTKKQNADKGTTSDVVKTDVKWLGTPINKLKRMPECGGPLPPLKDVPGQHTVMIRTDLIQNGKVPVPYPAKFKDTWDDVHVKMPCSSWSLFPIQDEKRSRWELIKETLNNAFTSQPELQNAILKYNASQAKKWDFTALRLYCTKVLEPDAAEHLFDSLLPDMVQLALRASELCTKPIPLLKRGMNHSITMSQEQVACLLANAFFCTFPRRNSRRTEYWNYPDINFFRLFEGPSSRKIEKLKTLMCYFKSLTEQKPTGLVTFTRKSLDKPLNWESSQTQLTNLHITCEGTIEDDGYGMLQVDFANRFVGGGVTSSGLVQEEIRFLINPELIVSRLFTEALDHNECLIITGTQQYSKYTGYGQTYQWDGSHQDTIPSDGWQRRCTEIVAIDALQFKNFLEQFRPEKLNRELNKAYCGFARPEEQSINLAAVATGNWGCGVFGGDTRLKALLQMLAAAEAGRDVAYFTFGDSQLMTDVHKMHSFLTQRKISVGEVYDLLEQYYSSVCKSCLGRRPDVSLYSFIYQQVSSSLAPDDSDRGSARHHVPADCR; this comes from the exons ATGGCTTCATACCATCTTTTAAGATTTACTCACCTGTTGAAGAAAGGACTTCCCAGGAAACAAGTCTGGACTAAACCAAGTAACACCTCAATCGTGTTGTCAGCTCAAGTTGTGTT AATTACTGCACTGACAGACTTTGGACCTTTAGTAAAGACCTTCAGTGTTGAAATCAGTGGCCCAACGTCCCCATCATCTCTCCAAG tcTCATCTTTATGTATTCGGAGCAGAGATAATGACACAGTAGCTCAAGAAAGGAGGCAAAAAAACCTAGACACAAAGATGGATATACGGCCAAAGACTGGAGCAGATAGATTGCGAGGTGTACAGACAAAAGGTTGCCATCAAAAAAACGGAGCAAGAGCAAAACAGACGTTCCGGAATACTCTTGAACAATGGTTGGTTAAGCCCCCCAGAAAACCATGTACAGCTGAAGTGTGCCAAACCCAACAGGATGTAGAGATGGCCGATGATGTTGGCTTTCAAAGCACTTCAGCTCAGGATCTGTACTGCCAGAATGCTGAAGTATCTGACTCAGATGAAGAAACCCAACCTTTGACACCACAAGACCTGGATGAAGACAGTTCCGTGTCACCAGCATCCAAAGATTCTGCAGAGAGTGATCTCATACAGACAGTGTCCCACAATTATGGTGGATtagagacagaagaagaagggacaAGCTCAGAGAGTGCTGTCAAACACAATACCAAAATAACAGACTTCTTTTCAGGGACATCATCACCAGGGTTACATGTGAGACAGGGCAAGCCAGATAAGTCTACtaagaaacaaaatgcagacAAGGGAACTACATCTGATGTGGTCAAGACTGATGTCAAATGGCTGGGGACGCCAATCAATAAACTAAAGAGAATGCCTGAATGTGGTGGACCGCTTCCTCCATTGAAGGATGTTCCTGGCCAGCACACTGTGATGATAAGG ACAGACCTTATTCAGAATGGTAAAGTTCCTGTTCCCTATCCGGCTAAGTTTAAGGATACCTGGGATGACGTCCATGTCAAGATGCCCTGTTCCAGTTGGAGCCTATTTCCTATACAGGATGAG AAGCGGAGTCGGTGGGAGCTGATAAAGGAAACCTTAAACAATGCATTTACAAGTCAACCCGAACTGCAG AATGCAATATTGAAATACAATGCCTCACAGGCCAAGAAATGGGACTTCACCGCATTACGTTTGTACTGCACTAAG GTCCTGGAGCCTGATGCTGCTGAACATCTGTTTGACTCCCTGCTGCCAGACATGGTGCAATTAGCACTGAGAGCATCTGAGCTCTGTACCAAG CCGATACCCCTCCTCAAGAGAGGCATGAACCACTCCATCACCATGTCTCAGGAGCAGGTGGCATGTCTGCTCGCCAACGCCTTCTTCTGCACCTTCCCCCGACGCAACTCCAGAAGGACTGAGTACTGGAACTACCCAGACATCAATTTCTTCAG GCTGTTTGAGGGACCCTCTTCAAGGAAGATTGAGAAACTGAAAACCCTGATGTGCTATTTTAAAAGTTTGACTGAGCAAA agccTACGGGACTTGTGACATTCACACGAAAAAGCTTGGATAAACCTCTGAATTGGGAAAG CTCACAGACTCAACTCACAAACCTCCACATTACTTGTGAAGGGACCATTGAGGATGATGGTTATGGAATGCTTCAG GTGGATTTTGCCAATCGGTTTGTGGGAGGAGGAGTCACCAGTTCTGGTTTAGTCCAAGAGGAAATTCGTTTTCTAATCAACCCCGAGCTTATTGTTTCTCGCCTCTTCACTGAAGCCCTGGATCATAATGAATGTCTGATCATCACAG GTACACAGCAGTACAGTAAATACACAGGCTATGGTCAGACATACCAGTGGGATGGCAGCCACCAGGACACAATTCCAAG TGATGGCTGGCAGAGAAGATGCACTGAGATCGTGGCCATTGATGCTCTGCAGTTCAAGAACTTTCTAGAACAGTTTCGTCCAGAGAAACTTAACCGAGAACTCAACAAg GCCTACTGTGGCTTTGCTCGCCCTGAGGAACAAAGCATAAACCTTGCGGCAGTTGCTACGGGGAATTGGGGCTGTGGGGTTTTTGGAGGTGACACACGTCTGAAAG CTCTGCTCCAGATGCTGGCAGCTGCTGAGGCGGGCCGAGATGTGGCCTATTTTACCTTTGGTGACAGCCAGCTCATGACAGATGTCCACAAGATGCACTCTTTCCTAACTCAGAGGAAGATCAGTGTCg